Below is a genomic region from Candidatus Thermoplasmatota archaeon.
TTACTTATACGAGAGCAAAGCCGATGTTGCCCATCCTCAACAAACCTATGGTTCGTCACCTCATGGATTCCTTACCACAGGAAACGGAAATAATCCTTGCCACGAATTATAAAACCGAGCAGATAAAAAAATATTTTAAAGAGCAGAATAGAGAAATAATAATAAATAGAGAGCCGGAGCCTCTCGGAACTGGTGGTGCCACTAAATATGCAGAGGATTACATAAACGGAACTTTCATGGTTCTCAATGGTGACATCATATCTTCACTTAACATAAGGAAGTTTATCCGGTTCCATAAAAAAAATAAGGCGATGGCAACCATATCCCTCTGGCCGGTCAAAAATGTGTGGGAATTTGGGGTTGTGGCTTTAAAACCCGATGGCAGAATAACAAAGTTCGTGGAAAAGCCCAGCAGGAAGGAGGCGCCCTCCAACCTTATCAACGCAGGAGCGTACTGTCTCGAGCCGGAGATTCTTGATTATATAGAACAGGGCAGGATGGTTTCAATGGAGAAAGAAATATTCCCGAAAATAATAAAGGAAGGGAAGCGTTTTTACGGCCATACTTTCGACGGTTTCTGGATAGA
It encodes:
- a CDS encoding NDP-sugar synthase, with translation MQAVILAGGYGTRLAPLTYTRAKPMLPILNKPMVRHLMDSLPQETEIILATNYKTEQIKKYFKEQNREIIINREPEPLGTGGATKYAEDYINGTFMVLNGDIISSLNIRKFIRFHKKNKAMATISLWPVKNVWEFGVVALKPDGRITKFVEKPSRKEAPSNLINAGAYCLEPEILDYIEQGRMVSMEKEIFPKIIKEGKRFYGHTFDGFWIDVGRPASYIEANKILLKRNGISYITGKNCIVKGKLEDSCIGNGTEVGTESKINSSVIYENSTIGPNAFIDNCIIGSDCSVGSNTLLRNVIVGDGEKIEEKKKLENMSVWNKPVPEGYPDRQIGNALKDG